A section of the Naumovozyma dairenensis CBS 421 chromosome 5, complete genome genome encodes:
- the NDAI0E00790 gene encoding phosphoglycerate mutase (similar to Saccharomyces cerevisiae YOR283W; ancestral locus Anc_8.745), giving the protein MTITRDVPYYCNNEDPNVIRLFIIRHGQTDHNVKKILQGHKDTSINGTGIKQSEQLGEYLGNQDVNIKFDRVVSSDLKRCKETIETVLSYSNQDDLISKVEYVYGLRERYMGVIEGMHLADAEKYADKHGKGSFRDFGEAPEDFVGRLSTCIEKVVAESSKQNCKDKNVALVSHGGAIRTILRWLEYKGQNAQQIIVFNTSVTIVDYLKDEKQFVVRRVGNTQHLGDGEFIVSDLKLR; this is encoded by the coding sequence attataagACATGGGCAAACTGATCATAATGTTAAGAAGATATTACAAGGACATAAAGATACGTCAATTAATGGTACTGGTATTAAACAATCTGAACAATTAGGGGAATATTTGGGAAACCAAGAtgttaatattaaatttgataGAGTGGTAAGTAGTGATTTAAAACGTTGTAAGGAAACTATTGAAACTGTATTGAGTTATTCAAATCAAGATGATCTTATATCTAAAGTGGAATATGTTTATGGGTTAAGAGAACGATATATGGGTGTCATTGAAGGGATGCATTTGGCAGATGCTGAGAAATATGCTGATAAACATGGGAAAGGTTCATTTAGAGATTTTGGTGAAGCACCAGAAGATTTTGTCGGAAGATTATCAACATgtattgaaaaagttgTTGCTGAATCTAGTAAGCAAAATTGTAAGGATAAGAATGTGGCTCTTGTGAGTCATGGTGGTGCAATTAGAACTATATTAAGATGGTTAGAATATAAGGGACAAAATGCTCAACAAATCATTGTGTTCAATACATCAGTTACTATTGTTGATTACttgaaagatgaaaagCAATTTGTTGTAAGGAGAGTTGGTAATACACAACATCTTGGAGACGGTGAATTCATCGTCAGCGACTTAAAGTTACGTTAG
- the RDL1 gene encoding thiosulfate sulfurtransferase RDL1 (similar to Saccharomyces cerevisiae YOR285W; ancestral locus Anc_8.746), whose product MWKRIVSAWNGSDEVDSPHHHSSTTTTSSSSEYKSPIYNFQQMKEIVYHPDPSVTLIDCREPSEFEVVRIPGSINIPFRTHPNAFILDDQEFKETFGVDKPSKDSELIFFCASGMRASKAQNVAVQCGYENTALYKGSMNDWVDNGGDQLQFH is encoded by the coding sequence ATGTGGAAAAGAATCGTCAGTGCTTGGAACGGATCAGATGAAGTAGACTCCCCTCATCATCATAGCAGTACCACCACaacatcttcatcatcagaatACAAAAGTCCAATATATAACTTCCAACAAATGAAGGAAATCGTCTATCACCCTGACCCATCCGTGACCTTAATCGATTGTAGAGAACCATCCGAATTCGAAGTGGTAAGAATTCCAGGATCTATTAATATCCCATTCAGAACTCATCCAAATGCATTCATTTTAGATGATcaagaattcaaagaaaCATTTGGTGTGGATAAACCAAGTAAGGATAGCGAATTGATCTTCTTCTGTGCATCTGGAATGAGAGCTTCTAAGGCTCAAAATGTAGCAGTTCAATGTGGATATGAAAATACAGCTTTATACAAAGGGTCCATGAATGATTGGGTTGATAACGGTGGTGATCAATTACAATTCCATTAG